The segment TGCGCGGTGCCTACCCCGACCAGCTGATCAGCGTGGATACCTGGCGCGCGGCGGTGGCCAAGCAGGCCTGCGCCGCCGGGGCCGACCTCATCAACGACACCTGGGCCGGTGCCGACCCCGGCCTGCCGGAGGTGGCCGCCGAGTTCGGTGCCGGTCTGGTGTGCTCACACACCGGTGGTGCGGTGCCGCGGACGCGTCCCTTTCGGGTGAACTACGGCATCACCGAACGCGGGGTGGTCGACGATGTGATCGCCGAAGTGACAGCCGCCGCCGAGCACGCCGTGTCGGTGGGGGTGGCCCGGGACGCGATCGTGATCGATCCCACCCACGATTTCGGCAAGAACACTTACCACGGCCTTAGTTTGTTGCGCCACGTGAAAGATCTTGTAAACACGGGATGGCCGGTCCTGATGGCCCTGAGTAACAAGGATTTTGTCGGGGAGACTCTGGGTGTGGGACTGACCGAACGCCTGGAGGGCACGCTGGCGGCGACGGCTTTGGCCGCCGCCGATGGCGCCGCCATGTTCCGGGTACACGAGGTCGGACCCACTCGACGCGTACTGGAAATGGTCGCGTCGATCCACGGATCGCGTCGGCCGACGCGCACGGTGAGGGGACTGGCATGACGGTGATAACAGAGCTGACACCAGAACTGACCGCAATGAACGAGACTGACGCGGTGTCAGGGCACCGCTGGATGGCAGACCACAGCTTCGGTCGCCCGTCCTGGACCGTTGAGGAGCTGATCGCCGCGAAGGCGGGCCGCACCATCTCGGTGGTGCTGCCTGCGCTCAACGAGGAAGAGACCGTCGCCTCGGTGGTGGAGACCATCACCCCGCTGCTGGGCGGGCTGGTCGACGAACTGATCGTGCTGGATTCCGGATCCACCGACGACACCGAGATCCGCGCGGTCGCCGCCGGTGCCCGCGTGGTGACCCGCGAGCAGGCGCTGCCCGAGCTGCCACCGAATCCCGGCAAAGGCGAGGTGTTGTGGCGTTCACTGGCCGCCACCACCGGTGACCTCGTGGTTTTCGTCGATTCCGATCTGATCGACCCCGACCCCATGTTCGTGCCCAAGCTGCTCGGCCCGCTGTTGACCACCGACGGCGTGCACCTGGTCAAGGGGTTCTACCGGCGTCCGCTCAAGGTCAGCGGCAGCGAGGACAAGAACGGCGGCGGTCGGGTCACCGAGCTGGTCGCGCGGCCGCTGCTGGCGGCATTGCGCCCGGAACTGACCTGCCTGCTGCAGCCGCTGGGCGGTGAGTACGCGGGCACTCGAGAGCTGCTGACCTCGATACCGTTCGCGCCCGCCTACGGCGTCGAGATCGGGCTGCTCATCGACACCTACGACCGGCTGGGGCTCGACGGTATCGCCCAGGTCAACCTGGGGGTCCGCGAGCACCGCAACCGCCCGTTGACCGAGCTGGCCGCGATGAGCCGGCAGGTCATTGCGACCCTGCTGAGCCGGTGCGGCATACCCGACTCCGGGATGGGGCTCACCCAGTTCTTCGCCGACGGTGACGACTACACGCCGCGCACCTCCACGGTGTCACTGGCCGACCGGCCCCCGATGAACACCCTGCGGCCGCGCTAGGGGGCATCCGTGTCACACCGGTAGGGCAGTATCGAGGCGTGACCCTGATACTCATGTACCTGGTGGTGCTGATCCTGGTCGGCACGGTGTTGTTTGCCCTGGGCAGCGTGCTGTTCGGGCGTGGTGAGCAGTTGCCGCCGCTCCCGCGGGCAACCACGGCAACCGTGCTGCCGGCCTCCGGCGTGACCGGTGCCGACGTCGACGAGGTCAAGTTCACCCAGACTCTGCGTGGCTACAAGACCAGCGAGGTCGACTGGGTGCTCGATCGGCTGGGTGCCGAACTGGATTCGCTGCGTGGCGAGTTGGCCGCGGTGCGTGCCGCGCACGGGCTGACCGACGCCGCGGATGGTCCCGCCGTCCACGAGCCCGCCCACGCCAGGGCCGACGAGTCGTGAGCACGCCGGCCGCCGACGACGGACGGGTCCGATGCGGTTGGGTGCCAACCGATTCCAGCCCCAACGGGGTGCTCTACCGGGACTATCACGACACCGAGTGGGGCAAGCAGTTGCGGGGCACGGTGCCATTGTTCGAGCGGGTCAGCCTGGAGGCCTTCCAGAGCGGGCTGTCCTGGCTGACGATCCTGCGTAAGCGCGACGGTTTCCGCCACGCGTTCAAGGGGTTCGACATCGAGAAGGTTGCCCGGTTCACCGACCGGGACATCGCCGCGCTGATGGAGGACACCGCGATCGTGCGCAACCGCGCAAAGATCGAGGCGACCATCAACAACGCCCGCGCGATCGCGGACCTCGACGTCGACTTCTCCGATTTGCTGTGGTCCTTTGCGCCGCCGCGGCGATCGCGTCCCGCGGCGATGTCCGAGGTTCCCGCCGTCACCGCGGAATCCACGGCGATGGCCAAGGAACTCAAACGTCGCGGATTGCGCTTCGTGGGTCCGACGACGGCGTACGCGCTGATGCAGGCCACCGGCATGGTCGACGATCACATCGCCACCTGTTGGGTGCCCGCGCCGGCGTGAGCGACATGTTTCCGGTCACGGTCCGTGCGTTTCGCCGGGTCTTTTCACACTGCGGCGCCGCGATAGGGAACAATAGGTTTAGTTCAGTACCAATTCTGTGCCGGTTGACGCCGGCTTGATCGGGTCCGTTCAGTGCGGGCCGGCTCATGCGGAGGGAGCACACGATGGCGGCGATGAAGCCCCGGACCGGTGACGGTCCATTGGAAGCGACCAAAGAGGGGCGCGGCATCGTGATGCGGGTACCACTGGAAGGCGGAGGGCGGCTCGTGGTCGAGCTCACCCCCGATGAGGCCGCCGCGCTCGGCGAAGAACTCAAGAACGTGACGAGTAGCTAGCTCGTCACCAGGTTGTATATCTGAAGGGTCTCCTCGGCGATACGCGCCCAGGAGAACTCTTCGATACAGCGTTGCCGCCCCGCGGCACCGTAGCGGCGGGCGCGTTCGGGCTCGGCGACCAGCGCGTTGACCGCGTCGGCCAGCCCCGACTCGAAGGCGACCGAGTCGTGGGCGTCGTAGTGCACGAGGAGTCCGGTTTCGTGGTCGGCGACCACCTCGGGTATGCCGCCCACATCGGAGGCGACCACCGCCGTCGAACAGGCCATCGCCTCGAGGTTCACGATGCCCAGCGGTTCGTAGACCGATGGGCAAACGAAAACCGTTGATGCCGACAAGATCTCGCGAATCTTGCCGATCGCCAGCATCTCTCGTACCCAGAACACACCGGACCGGGCGGCGGCCAGTTCCTGCACCGCCGCGCTGACCTCGGCGGCGATCTCCGGGGTGTCCGGGGCGCCGGCACACAGCACCAATTGGATGTCGGGGGCGAACCGGTGCGCCGCGGCGACCAGGTGCGCGACACCCTTCTGCCGGGTGATCCGGCCCACGAACGCGACGATCGGCCGGTTCAGGTCCACACCGAGCTCGGCCAGTACCGAACCCTGCGGCTCGGGTGGGGCCGGGAACCACACCGACGTGTCGATCCCGTTGCGCACCACATGCACCCGGGCGGGATCCAGCGCCGGATAGGTGGCCAGCACGTCGCTGCGCATCCCGGAGCTGACGGCGATCACCGCGGCGGCAGCTTCCACGGCCGTGCGTTCCACCCACGACGACACCCGGTACCCGCCGCCGAGCTGCTCGGCCTTCCACGGCCGCATCGGCTCCAGCGAGTGGGCCGTGAGGACATGGGGGATGCCGTGCAACAGCGACGCCAGATGGCCGGCCATCCCGGTGTACCAGGTGTGCGAATGCGCCACGGTCGCGCCGGCGGCCGAGTTGGCCATCACCAGGTCGGCCGACAACGTCGACAGCGCCGGGTTCGCGGACGCCAACGCGGGGTCGGGCGCGGCGACGATCGCGGTGTCCCGTGGCGCACCCATGCAGTGCACCTCGACCTCGCACAATCGTCGAAGTTGCGCGACGAGTTCGGTCACGTGCACGCCGGCTCCGCCGTACACCTCCGGCGGATACTCCCGAGACATCATCGCCACCCGCATGGTGTGCACCGTATCCGGCGAAACATCGCCGCGCACCCCTCATCCAGATCGCGAATCATGATCGGGTCCGCCGGCGCCCAAACTCCTTGACATGCAGCCATCGATCGGGGCGATTGGCTAGCCGCACTGCGGGCGGACCGATAGGTTGGCAGCATGAGGGAAGCGCCACATGTGCTGGGTATCGTCCTGGCTGGGGGGGAGGGTAAGCGCCTTTACCCATTGACGGCGGACCGGGCGAAGCCGGCGGTGCCATTCGGCGGCGGCTACCGGTTGATCGACTTCGTTTTGTCGAACCTCGTCAATGCCCGGTTCCTGCGGATCTGCGTTCTCACGCAATACAAGTCGCATTCGCTGGACCGGCACATCTCGCAGAACTGGCGGCTGTCGGGCCTGGCGGGGGAGTACATCACCCCGGTGCCTGCGCAGCAACGGCTCGGACCGCGGTGGTACACCGGATCCGCGGACGCCATCTACCAGTCGATGAACCTCATCTACGACGAGGACCCGGACTACATCGTCATCTTCGGCGCCGATCACGTGTACCGGATGGACCCCGAGCAGATGTTGGCCCATCACATCGAGAGCGGCGCGGGGGCGACGGTGGCCGGCATCCGGGTGCCGCGGGCCGAGGCGTCGGCCTTCGGTTGCATCGACGCCGACGAATCCGGCCGGATCCGGGGCTGGGTGGAGAAGCCGGCCGACCCGCCCGGCACGCCCGATGACCCCGAGCAGACCTTCGCCTCGATGGGCAACTACATCTTCACCACCAAGGTGCTGATCGACGCCATCAAGGCCGACGCCGACGAGGACCATTCCGACCACGACATGGGCGGCGACATCATCCCGCGCTTGGTGGCCGACGGAATGGCCGGCGTCTACGACTTCGATGACAACGAGGTGCCCGGCGCCACCGAACGCGATCACGGCTACTGGCGCGATGTCGGCACCCTGGACGCGTTCTACGACGCGCACATGGATCTGGTGTCGGTGCACCCGGTGTTCAACCTGTACAACAAGCGCTGGCCGATCCGCGGTGGCTCGGAGAACCTGGCGCCGGCGAAGTTCGTCAACGGCGGCTCGGCACAGGAGTCCGTGGTGGGCGCCGGCAGCATCATCTCGGCCGCCTCGGTGCGAAACTCGGTGCTGTCGTCCAACGTGAGCATCGACGACGGCGCGATCGTCGAGGGCAGCGTGTTGATGCCCGGGGTGCGCATCGGACGCGGTGCCGTGGTGCGCCGGGCGATCCTCGACAAGAACGTGGTGGTCGGGCCCGGCGAGATGGTCGGCGTCGACCTGGACAAGGACCGGGAACGGTTCTCCATCAGCTCCGGCGGCGTGGTCGCCGTCGGCAAGGGCGTCTGGATCTAGGGGGCCGCGGCCCTGCGGCGCCGGCGCCACCGCCACACCCGGACCGCCGCGAACGCGACGGCCGCCAGTGCGACGAGGACCAGCGCCGGCAGCAGTATCGAGACGAAGACCAGCCCGACACTGGTGACGTCCTCGGCGGTGCTCAGCACCGGGGCCGCCATCCCGGCGGATCCGATATTGGCCACCGGCCGCACGGCGGACTTGGTCAGCGACACCACCAGTGCGGTGAGGATGCCGATCACCACCGCGATCCACTGACCCGATGACGCGAAGGCGCCCGGGTCGGTGACGGCCGCGGTCTGGGCGGCGGTGCCGGACCCGAAGACGATGCCGCCGGCGGTCGGCCGGACGAACGTCTGGACCGCGTCATTGACCGTGTCCAGGGCGGGGATCTTGTCGGCGACGATCTCGATGATCAACAACACCCCGACGATGAGCATCACCCAGCCGTTCTCCAGCCACGCCCAGCTCGTGGGCAGCGCCACCAGATCGGTGAAACGCGACAACACGCCGAGCGCCAGCAGCGGGATGTAGGCGTTGAGCCCCGCCGCGGTGGCCAACCCGAAACCGGTGAGCAGCTCCATGGATTCAGTATGTGGCCGCAGCGGTCGGGAACGGATCAGTTCGGGCGGCGGGTGTTCTTGGAGGTGGCGCGGGACGGCTTGTCGTGGCGGGGGACCGCGGGCAGATCCTTGATCTTGCGTCCCTTACCCGCCACGGTGGCCAGCGATCGGCGGCACCGGGGGCAGATCGGTTTGCCCTCGATATCGACCGTCCAACTCTTCCCGCTACCGGGGCATGCCTTGTCGGTCATGGACTGCACTGTAGCCACCGCCGCCGCTCACCACAGGTAGGGCACCAACCGGTAGCGCACCCTCGTCATGTATTCGGGGTAGCCGACCAGTTCCTCGCTCAGCATCCGTTCCTCGTCGCGGATGCGCGCGACGATCACCGGGGCCGAGGCGAGCACGCCGAGCAGGCCCCACCACGAATCCAGGGCCAGCGGGGTGCCGAGCATCATGACGGCCGCGCCGGTGTACATCGGGTGGCGCACCCAGCCGTAGAGCCCGGTGTCGGCCAGCGGCTGCCCGGCTTCGACCCGGACGGTGGCCGCCGCATAGTTGTTCTGCACGATGACGAGCTGGGTCACGCCGAGGCCGGCCGCGACCAGCAGATCCCCGGCAATCACCAGCCACACCGGCACCTGCGACCACCCGAACCGGTGGTCGAGCGCCGACAGCACGAACGTCACGACCACCAACGTGAGCGTGAGGGTCATGATGATCCGTTGCGCGGGACGGGTTTCCGCGGTGGGACCGGCCTTCATGCGGCGCGCCAGGGCGTCCGGGTAGCGGGCCGCCAGGTAGGCGCTCCCCACGCCGGTCGTCGCGACGAACACCGCGAGGAAGACCCAGGCCTGCCAATAGTCGAAGGTGCCTGCCGGCCAGAACAATACGGCGAGGAAGAAGACGAGCCCGGTGACGGTCTGCGCGACGAGTTTCATCCCATGTCCCGTGTTCGATAGATCGAGCCGGCCAGCAGCGTGGCGGCGGCCGCGACGGCGAGCATCGCGACGAGGGCGGTGACCGGGAAATCGGCCGGGGCCGTGGTCTGCCCGATCGGTGAGGCATCCAGCAGCCACTGCGGCAGGCGCAGCAGCGCACCGAGATACAGCGAGGTCACCACGAATGCCACGGCGAGCCACCCGATCCAGGTCCGGCGCAACGCGACGGCGAATGCCGCGACCCCCGCCAGGACCGCCATGGCGGGCAGGAAGGTCAGCGCGGCGCCGGTCAGCCGCCAGGCGGTGGCCGGTTCGCCGACGGTGATCCCGGCGCCCAGGCCGTTGCCCAGTCCCGCGCAGAACAGCAACGCAGCCGCCCCGGTCAACGCCGCCGCGACCGAGGTCAGCAGCCACCGCCAGCGCGACACCGCGGCGGCCAGCACCTGCTCGGACAGTCCGGACTGCTCGTCGCTGAACGTTCGCACGACGGCGGCCACCACGTAGGCACCGACAGCGGCGGCCAGGAACTGCGACATGGTGGTGTACACACCATCGGTGCCCGACACCGCGAGCACCCGCGCGAGCAGTTCGTTGTGCTCCGCTGCGCCCAGCAGCGATGTCGTCATCGACCCGAATGCCAGGCCCGCCACGAAGAGCCCGATGCCCCAGCCGAGCAGCTGGCCGCGTTGCAGCATCAGGTGCAGGGCGAACACGTTGGGAATCGGGCGCGCATCGCGACGTCGGTCGCCGGAACCGATGATGCCGTCGTCGTACTGGCGCCGAGACTCCAGTACCGCGGCGGTCACCACCAGCGCCGCGGTGAGCCCGATCAGCATGAGCAGCGGCCACCAGCGCAGCTCCACGAAGGACCGCATCTGCTGCGCCCAGGCGATGGGGGACAACCAGCTCACCAGGCTGCCGGAGTTGTCGATGACATCACCGATGCCGCGTACCAACGCTGCCACGGCGAGCGCACCCAACGCAGCGCCCGTGGCGGTGCGTGCCTGGCGCCACAGCTGGGCGGTGACGGCCGCCAGCGCACCGAAAACCACTGCCACGGCGGTGATGCCGAGACTCAAGGCGGCGCTGTCGGCGATCCCGAAACCGTTGGCGACGAGCGCTGCTGTCACGGTGCCGGCAAGAAGGGCGTTGACGCCGCCGACCAGGATC is part of the Mycobacterium adipatum genome and harbors:
- a CDS encoding DUF3117 domain-containing protein, with the protein product MAAMKPRTGDGPLEATKEGRGIVMRVPLEGGGRLVVELTPDEAAALGEELKNVTSS
- a CDS encoding methyltransferase family protein, with the protein product MKLVAQTVTGLVFFLAVLFWPAGTFDYWQAWVFLAVFVATTGVGSAYLAARYPDALARRMKAGPTAETRPAQRIIMTLTLTLVVVTFVLSALDHRFGWSQVPVWLVIAGDLLVAAGLGVTQLVIVQNNYAAATVRVEAGQPLADTGLYGWVRHPMYTGAAVMMLGTPLALDSWWGLLGVLASAPVIVARIRDEERMLSEELVGYPEYMTRVRYRLVPYLW
- the glgA gene encoding glycogen synthase, translated to MRVAMMSREYPPEVYGGAGVHVTELVAQLRRLCEVEVHCMGAPRDTAIVAAPDPALASANPALSTLSADLVMANSAAGATVAHSHTWYTGMAGHLASLLHGIPHVLTAHSLEPMRPWKAEQLGGGYRVSSWVERTAVEAAAAVIAVSSGMRSDVLATYPALDPARVHVVRNGIDTSVWFPAPPEPQGSVLAELGVDLNRPIVAFVGRITRQKGVAHLVAAAHRFAPDIQLVLCAGAPDTPEIAAEVSAAVQELAAARSGVFWVREMLAIGKIREILSASTVFVCPSVYEPLGIVNLEAMACSTAVVASDVGGIPEVVADHETGLLVHYDAHDSVAFESGLADAVNALVAEPERARRYGAAGRQRCIEEFSWARIAEETLQIYNLVTS
- the glgC gene encoding glucose-1-phosphate adenylyltransferase, giving the protein MREAPHVLGIVLAGGEGKRLYPLTADRAKPAVPFGGGYRLIDFVLSNLVNARFLRICVLTQYKSHSLDRHISQNWRLSGLAGEYITPVPAQQRLGPRWYTGSADAIYQSMNLIYDEDPDYIVIFGADHVYRMDPEQMLAHHIESGAGATVAGIRVPRAEASAFGCIDADESGRIRGWVEKPADPPGTPDDPEQTFASMGNYIFTTKVLIDAIKADADEDHSDHDMGGDIIPRLVADGMAGVYDFDDNEVPGATERDHGYWRDVGTLDAFYDAHMDLVSVHPVFNLYNKRWPIRGGSENLAPAKFVNGGSAQESVVGAGSIISAASVRNSVLSSNVSIDDGAIVEGSVLMPGVRIGRGAVVRRAILDKNVVVGPGEMVGVDLDKDRERFSISSGGVVAVGKGVWI
- a CDS encoding glucosyl-3-phosphoglycerate synthase; this encodes MNETDAVSGHRWMADHSFGRPSWTVEELIAAKAGRTISVVLPALNEEETVASVVETITPLLGGLVDELIVLDSGSTDDTEIRAVAAGARVVTREQALPELPPNPGKGEVLWRSLAATTGDLVVFVDSDLIDPDPMFVPKLLGPLLTTDGVHLVKGFYRRPLKVSGSEDKNGGGRVTELVARPLLAALRPELTCLLQPLGGEYAGTRELLTSIPFAPAYGVEIGLLIDTYDRLGLDGIAQVNLGVREHRNRPLTELAAMSRQVIATLLSRCGIPDSGMGLTQFFADGDDYTPRTSTVSLADRPPMNTLRPR
- a CDS encoding DivIVA domain-containing protein; amino-acid sequence: MTLILMYLVVLILVGTVLFALGSVLFGRGEQLPPLPRATTATVLPASGVTGADVDEVKFTQTLRGYKTSEVDWVLDRLGAELDSLRGELAAVRAAHGLTDAADGPAVHEPAHARADES
- a CDS encoding DNA-3-methyladenine glycosylase I gives rise to the protein MPTDSSPNGVLYRDYHDTEWGKQLRGTVPLFERVSLEAFQSGLSWLTILRKRDGFRHAFKGFDIEKVARFTDRDIAALMEDTAIVRNRAKIEATINNARAIADLDVDFSDLLWSFAPPRRSRPAAMSEVPAVTAESTAMAKELKRRGLRFVGPTTAYALMQATGMVDDHIATCWVPAPA
- a CDS encoding DUF4126 domain-containing protein, which gives rise to MELLTGFGLATAAGLNAYIPLLALGVLSRFTDLVALPTSWAWLENGWVMLIVGVLLIIEIVADKIPALDTVNDAVQTFVRPTAGGIVFGSGTAAQTAAVTDPGAFASSGQWIAVVIGILTALVVSLTKSAVRPVANIGSAGMAAPVLSTAEDVTSVGLVFVSILLPALVLVALAAVAFAAVRVWRWRRRRRAAAP
- the folP gene encoding dihydropteroate synthase encodes the protein MIMAIVNRTPDSFYDRGATFTDEAAKEAAHRKVADGADIIDIGGVKAGPGEVVDADEEIARVVPFIEWLRGAYPDQLISVDTWRAAVAKQACAAGADLINDTWAGADPGLPEVAAEFGAGLVCSHTGGAVPRTRPFRVNYGITERGVVDDVIAEVTAAAEHAVSVGVARDAIVIDPTHDFGKNTYHGLSLLRHVKDLVNTGWPVLMALSNKDFVGETLGVGLTERLEGTLAATALAAADGAAMFRVHEVGPTRRVLEMVASIHGSRRPTRTVRGLA
- a CDS encoding ABC transporter permease, whose protein sequence is MGTAVAATRHRAPAAESALTGTTAALRLALRRDRIRLAIWLTLLTLMMAYTPGALELAYPAEEQRRTRVELMQTPAGIIMGGPMFGRDETALGAMIANELMLSMIVAASILAVLTVIRHTRRDEESGAAELVLSSVVGRHARTAAALILVGGVNALLAGTVTAALVANGFGIADSAALSLGITAVAVVFGALAAVTAQLWRQARTATGAALGALAVAALVRGIGDVIDNSGSLVSWLSPIAWAQQMRSFVELRWWPLLMLIGLTAALVVTAAVLESRRQYDDGIIGSGDRRRDARPIPNVFALHLMLQRGQLLGWGIGLFVAGLAFGSMTTSLLGAAEHNELLARVLAVSGTDGVYTTMSQFLAAAVGAYVVAAVVRTFSDEQSGLSEQVLAAAVSRWRWLLTSVAAALTGAAALLFCAGLGNGLGAGITVGEPATAWRLTGAALTFLPAMAVLAGVAAFAVALRRTWIGWLAVAFVVTSLYLGALLRLPQWLLDASPIGQTTAPADFPVTALVAMLAVAAAATLLAGSIYRTRDMG